From a region of the Asterias amurensis chromosome 2, ASM3211899v1 genome:
- the LOC139954119 gene encoding persulfide dioxygenase ETHE1, mitochondrial-like isoform X2: protein MIKPDENTDCEMNVLARLVHSSQAVGCRFQLSSLPKCSNSTRSVRASLTKIRPTSARFMSSTMQLPSDLIFRQLFDYQSYTYTYLIGDKEKGEAVLIDPVLELVNRDTHLIQDLQLNLKYALNTHCHADHITGTGELKKQFPGCRSIISKDSGAKADLYVSNGDKITFGSQALTVLSTPGHTSGCVTYVLHHHDKPVLVFTGDALLIRGCGRTDFQEGCSATLYESVHSKILSMPPDTPLYPAHDYTGQTSTTVAEEKKHNARLTKTKEEFIQIMEQLNLPYPKAIDKSLPANLVCGVLDDLPNS from the exons atgattaagcctgatgaaaatacagact gcGAAATGAATGTTTTGGCAAGACTTGTACACAGTTCGCAAGCAGTTGGTTGTCGGTTCCAGTTGTCCAGTCTACCAAAGTGTTCAAATTCAACCAGGTCTGTCCGGGCATCATTGACAAAAATTCGTCCTACAAGTGCAAGATTTATGTCGTCAACTATGCAGCTTCCATCAGATTTAATTTTTCGACAG CTTTTTGATTACCAGTCTTATACCTACACATATCTAATAGGAGACAAAGAGAAAGGGGAAGCTGTTCTGATTGATCCAGTGTTAGAGCTTGTCAATAGAGATACTCATCTTATTCAGGATCTACAACTCAATCTCAAATATGCAC TCAACACCCACTGTCATGCGGATCATATCACAGGGACTGGTGAGTTGAAGAAACAATTTCCTGGTTGTCGTAGCATCATCAGCAAGGATAGCGGAGCTAAAGCAGATCTTTATGTCAGTAATGGTGATAAGATTACATTCGGCAGCCAG GCACTTACCGTACTGTCTACACCAGGTCATACGAGTGGCTGTGTGACCTATGTTCTCCATCATCATGATAAACCTGTCCTGGTATTCACTGGTGATGCTCTACTCATCAGAGGCTGTGGCAGGACAGATTTTCAAGAGG GTTGTTCTGCTACACTGTATGAATCTGTTCATTCTAAGATCCTGTCAATGCCACCAGACACTCCGTTATATCCTGCTCATGACTACACAG GACAAACCTCAACCACAGTTGCTGAAGAGAAGAAGCATAATGCTAGATTAACCAAAACGAAAGAAGAATTCATCCAGATCATGGAACAGTTGAATCTACCGTATCCTAAAGCAATAG ACAAGTCGTTGCCAGCAAACCTGGTGTGTGGAGTACTAGATGACCTGCCAAACAGTTGA
- the LOC139954119 gene encoding persulfide dioxygenase ETHE1, mitochondrial-like isoform X3, translated as MNVLARLVHSSQAVGCRFQLSSLPKCSNSTRSVRASLTKIRPTSARFMSSTMQLPSDLIFRQLFDYQSYTYTYLIGDKEKGEAVLIDPVLELVNRDTHLIQDLQLNLKYALNTHCHADHITGTGELKKQFPGCRSIISKDSGAKADLYVSNGDKITFGSQALTVLSTPGHTSGCVTYVLHHHDKPVLVFTGDALLIRGCGRTDFQEGCSATLYESVHSKILSMPPDTPLYPAHDYTGQTSTTVAEEKKHNARLTKTKEEFIQIMEQLNLPYPKAIDKSLPANLVCGVLDDLPNS; from the exons ATGAATGTTTTGGCAAGACTTGTACACAGTTCGCAAGCAGTTGGTTGTCGGTTCCAGTTGTCCAGTCTACCAAAGTGTTCAAATTCAACCAGGTCTGTCCGGGCATCATTGACAAAAATTCGTCCTACAAGTGCAAGATTTATGTCGTCAACTATGCAGCTTCCATCAGATTTAATTTTTCGACAG CTTTTTGATTACCAGTCTTATACCTACACATATCTAATAGGAGACAAAGAGAAAGGGGAAGCTGTTCTGATTGATCCAGTGTTAGAGCTTGTCAATAGAGATACTCATCTTATTCAGGATCTACAACTCAATCTCAAATATGCAC TCAACACCCACTGTCATGCGGATCATATCACAGGGACTGGTGAGTTGAAGAAACAATTTCCTGGTTGTCGTAGCATCATCAGCAAGGATAGCGGAGCTAAAGCAGATCTTTATGTCAGTAATGGTGATAAGATTACATTCGGCAGCCAG GCACTTACCGTACTGTCTACACCAGGTCATACGAGTGGCTGTGTGACCTATGTTCTCCATCATCATGATAAACCTGTCCTGGTATTCACTGGTGATGCTCTACTCATCAGAGGCTGTGGCAGGACAGATTTTCAAGAGG GTTGTTCTGCTACACTGTATGAATCTGTTCATTCTAAGATCCTGTCAATGCCACCAGACACTCCGTTATATCCTGCTCATGACTACACAG GACAAACCTCAACCACAGTTGCTGAAGAGAAGAAGCATAATGCTAGATTAACCAAAACGAAAGAAGAATTCATCCAGATCATGGAACAGTTGAATCTACCGTATCCTAAAGCAATAG ACAAGTCGTTGCCAGCAAACCTGGTGTGTGGAGTACTAGATGACCTGCCAAACAGTTGA
- the LOC139952579 gene encoding adhesion G-protein coupled receptor G2-like, with the protein MPYPYILSAMTQVSNATSIESVSELVLDALNKTTCWEFTSMSLSVSTFLVKGVSYIEFLLDNETYVLPSLKTRQVITHAAGQQTGLSVVTCSVKLICPIIVLDSTEFKVTAMGSMLVYRDAAGRHLSSSDVIVMSQGKIAVCHSETENPKYPQNEYNTSEIVLSMVGMSISLVFLAMSLFTYYMFPELRNLPGKNMMSFLVALFALLVTFLLAVGSPLSQLTLGTKASCLTFAVLIHYFLMVVFFWSNIISLHFVRTFSLGVRMRLTGSTNDGRVFWLYSLYGWGAPIVIVGVGCALHFLVEIDGQRENVYNGCMISSWEVVTYLLVIPLSCLMGLNVVFFAVALVMIRNTREDVELVCEKKGQLETFHMELSLFMKTFAATGLLWFGIFIIGYFEDRVFSYVITVIFTLQGPMSFFALAFTERVRGMWAMKISSATN; encoded by the exons ATGCCGTACCCGTACATTTTATCTGCTATGACTCAAGTCAGCAACGCAACAAGTATCGAATCAGTGTCAGAGTTGGTCTTAGACGCCTTGAATAAAACAACGTGCTGGGAGTTTACCAGCATGTCTCTTTCAGTGTCCACA TTTTTAGTCAAGGGTGTTTCTTACATTGAGTTCTTACTAGACAATGAGACTTATGTCCTTCCATCGCTTAAGACGAGGCAAGTAATAACCCATGCAGCAGGACAACAGACTGGGCTGTCTGTTGTGACTTGCAGTGTCAAACTAATCTGCCCAATCATTGTGTTAGATTCAACTGAGTTTAAAGTAACGGCGATGGGCTCAATGCTGGTGTATCGTGACGCAGCTGGCCGACATTTATCATCTAGTGATGTCATCGTGATGTCACAAGGAAAGATAGCCGTGTGCCATTCCGAAACCGAAAACCCCAAATACCCCCAAAACGAATACAACACTAGCGAAATAGTATTATCAATGGTCGGTATGTCTATATCTCTAGTGTTTCTAGCGATGTCTCTGTTCACTTACTACATGTTCCCTGAACTGAGAAATCTACCTGGTAAGAACATGATGAGTTTTCTGGTTGCTCTGTTTGCACTATTGGTGACGTTCCTCTTAGCAGTTGGGTCCCCTCTATCTCAGCTCACCTTGGGTACAAAGGCTTCTTGTCTCACCTTCGCCGTTCTTATCCACTATTTCCTGATGGTCGTCTTTTTCTGGAGTAACATTATCTCTCTCCACTTTGTGCGCACATTCAGCCTCGGTGTTCGCATGAGGCTCACAGGATCGACCAATGACGGGCGAGTATTCTGGCTGTACTCGCTGTACGGATGGGGTGCTCCCATTGTCATTGTTGGAGTTGGTTGTGCGTTGCACTTCTTAGTTGAGATTGATGGCCAGAGGGAGAATGTCTATAACGGTTGCATGATATCCAGTTGGGAGGTTGTTACCTACCTGTTGGTCATTCCCTTATCGTGTCTCATGGGTCTTAACGTGGTATTCTTTGCTGTCGCATTGGTGATGATAAGGAATACTCGGGAAGATGTGGAACTGGTGTGTGAGAAGAAAGGACAACTTGAGACTTTCCACATGGAGTTGAGTCTCTTTATGAAG ACCTTTGCAGCTACCGGTCTGCTATGGTTTGGAATCTTCATCATTGGTTATTTTGAGGACCGTGTTTTCTCCTACGTCATCACTGTCATCTTCACCCTCCAGGGGCCCATGTCCTTCTTTGCTCTTGCGTTCACCGAGCGAGTACGAGGCATGTGGGCAATGAAGATATCGAGCGCCACCAATTGA